In Blattabacterium sp. DPU, the genomic window TTTTCATGATAAAAATATCCTATTTTTTTGTCGACTGTTACACCTATATAATTTCCTACTTTTTGATTAAGTCCAGTTAATTTATTAAATAAAGAAGTTTTTCCTACATTTGGATTTCCAACCAGAGCTAATTTAATTTTTTGCATTATTAAATAAGTTCTATTATAATGTTTTCAGCTTCTTTTTTTCGTAAAGCTAAACAAGATTGATCATATCTTATACATAATGGATCATAAAAAATGGAAACAAAAAGTATTTCAAATTTTACTCCAGGTAAAACTCCTAATTCTAACAATTTTATGGGAAAATTATCATTTTTATATCCTTTAATTATTCCTTTTTCTCCTTTTTTAAGATTAGATAAATTCAAAATATATTTTTATTTTATAATAAAGGTTTAAATTTATCTTTTTTATTTTTATTTAGAAATCTATAGGAATGTCATCAATTTTAATTAGATCTATACAATTGTTACTTAGTATTTCTATATTAGTTATCATTCATGAATTAGGTCATTTTATTATAGCTCAGATATTTAAAGTTAGAGTGGAAAGATTTTTTCTATTTTTTGACCCTTGGTTTTCTATCTTAAAAAAAAAGATAGGACACACTATTTATGGAATCGGTTGGTTGCCTTTAGGAGGATATGTCAAAATATCTGGAATGATAATGGATGATAAAAATATTTCATCAAAAAATACAATTAATAATTGGGAATTTCGTTCTAAATCAGCAATAAAAAGACTATTAATTATTTCTGGAGGAATATTTTTCAATATATTGTTATCTATTTTAATTTTTACTTTTTTATTATTTAAATATGGAGAAACTTATCTTCCTACAAAAAATGTTAAATATGGTATAGAAGTTGATGCTTTAGGAGAAAAAATAGGACTGAAAAATGGAGATAAAATTTTATTTGTAAACGGAAAATATATTCCCTATTTTAATGACATTCCTAAAGAAATTATTTTGGGAAATTCTATTACTGTAGATCGTATGGGGAATATTATAAAATTATCATTAAATAATAACAAAAAAAAATTTTTTTTTGATAGAAAAGAACTGAATTTTTTTATTCAACCTCGTGTCCCTCCTATAATCAATTATGTAATCAAAAATTCTAAAGCAGAAAAGTATGGATTAAGAAATAATGATGAGATATTAGCCATTAATTCTGAATTTATTCTTTTTTCTGATCAATTCAAAGATTTGTTATCAAAATATAAAAATGAAAACATATTAATGTCCATTAATAGAAATGGAAAACTTATTCAAAAAGAAATTTTTTTAGATTCAAAAGAAGTTTTGGGAATTTATTTAAAAAATTTTATAGATTTAGATCAAATTTTTTTATTTGAAAAAAAGAATTATTCTTTTTTTGAGAGTATACCACATGGTATAAAAAAAACTTGGAATGTTTTAAAAAATCAAATATTTTTTTTGAAAAATGTTTTTCATATAGAAACTAAAGCTTATAAACAAATAGGTAGTTTTTTTTCCATAGCTAAAGAGTTTCCTTCTAAATGGAATTGGGATATTTTTTGGACTTTAACTGCTACATTATCCATTTGGTTAGCTTTTTTAAATTTATTTCCTATTCCATCATTAGATGGTGGTTATATATTATTTATCATGATAGAAATGATAACAAGAAAAAAAATCAATGAAGAAATAATGGAACGTTGTACTATTTGCGGATTTATAATAATTAGTTTAATTATGATGTTTATTATTATTTGGGATATTTTCAAAGTTTTTTTTTATTGAATTTTTTCTAAAGCAATAAATATGATTTGGAGTAATTCCTATATCTAGAAATAAATCATTTTTATGTACTCTTTCAATTTTTTTTATGGGAGGGAAAATACTTAAACCTATTTTAATAACATTTTTTTTGCATAAAGTAATAAATCTATCATAAAAACCTTTTCCATAACCTATTCTATGACCTTTAAAATCAAATATTAATAAAGGAATAAATATAACTTCAATAAGAGAAATTGAAACAATAAATTTATGTCTCTGAATAGGTTCTAGAATTCCATATTTTTTCTTTGTTAAGATAGTTTTTTCATGAAAAAAACAATTTTCTATAGATAATTCCTTAAAATTAGAACAAGGAATAGTTACACATTTTCCCATTTTTAGTAAAAAATTAATTATGATAAATGTATCTACTTCTTTATATTCTCGTATAGGTAAAAAAATATGATAATATGTTTTTTCCCATATGAAAAACATTTTTTTTAAATGCAAAAAAATTTCATAACTCATTTTTATAATTTTATCTTGAGAAATAGACTTTCTCATATATAAATATTTTTTACGTAATTTTTTTTTATTCATTCTATAGAATAATCTATAAAATTTTCTAATATCTTTATTATTTCTTTTGGTTGTTCTATGTGCCCCATATGACCCGTAGGTATTGCAAAAAAATAAATTTGATTTCCGTTTCTAGTTTCTTCATAAATTTTTTGAATATCAAGAATTCGATCATATAAACCAGCTATATATAATTTTGGAAATTGAGTTGTTTTTAACAAAAATTTTCTATCTTTTCGAATAGACATTCCTTTTAAAAAGGAAATAATGCTATTAATATGAATATGCAAAGCCATTTTATTCACGAAACAAATTTCTTCTTGTAAAGAAGATAATTTTTTATTATAAAATAATTTTTTTATACTTGTGGATACAAATAATGGATAATTATTCATAGCTAATTGAATAGAACGAATACGATTTCTCTTTTTTTCAAGTGTATCTGATATCGTTGTAGAATGAAGTAAACACAAACCTAAAAACATTTCTGGATATTTTTCTGCTATAGCTAAAGCTACATATCCTCCCATAGAATGACCTACAAAAACAGCTTTTTGTACATTCTTTTTGTATACAATATTTTTTACAATTTCTGCAATTTTTTCCATTGTAAAAATGGAATCTTTTTCTAATTTTAAGCTACTTTTTCCGTGACCTGGAAGATCAATTGAAATAACTTTATATTTATTAGAAATACTATTATATATATAGTTCCATATTTCTATACTTTCCATGAATCCATGTAATAAAACTATAGGAATTCCTTTTCCTTTTATTTTAAAATTTATTTTACAAATATTAGTCATATATTATACTATTTTAATATAATGAAGTGAATCATGTTGTTAACAATAAATATTGGAAATTCCAGTCTTCGTTTTGGATTATTTAATAATAATTATAATTTGAAATGTAATTGTTCATGGATCATCAATAGTAACCCACAAAGATCGTTAGATGAATATATTTTATTATTTAGAAATATATATCAACAGTATGGCATCCTCTACAAATTTATACAAAATATAGTAATAGGATCAGTCGTTCCTACTCTTACAAAGAAAGTGGAACAATCCTTATATGAAATACATAAAATTAAACCTATTCTAGTTGATATAAATTCATCTTCTCCTATAAAACATTATTCTCATCAATTAGGCACAGATTTATATGCTAACGCTATAGCTGCATATACATTATACAAAGATCAAAATACTACTTTAGTAGTAGATTTTGGAACTGCACTAAGTTTCACCTGTATAGATAATAAATATGGTAATATTAAAGGTATTATTATTGCTCCTGGAATAAATAGTTCTTTAACCGCATTAATTGGTAATACAGCTCAATTATCTAAAATTAAATTAAAAAAACCTCCTAGTATATTAGGAAAGGATACAGAAACGTGTATTCAAAGTGGAATTATATATGGATATTTAAGCATGATTGAAGGTTTAATAAATAGAATCAATCAAGAATTGAAAACAAACTGTTTTGTTATTGCTACCGGAGGTCTTTCTCACATATATACACCTTTAACAAAAAAAATTCATATAAAAGATAAACTTCATACAATCAAAGGATTAAAGATATTATTTCATTGGAATCATTAAATATAAGTTAAAATTTGTACCATTTCTATTCTATTTTTTGAATAGATTTTTTTATTTTTTCTGACAAAATTTCAAAATTTTTTGAAGATAAAATTATTCTTTTTTTTGAAAAATTTACATCACTTTCTTTATCCATAGGAATCAAATGAATATGCACATGAGGAATTTCGAATCCCATAACAAATATGCCGACACGATTGCAAGGAATAATTCTTTCTATACCTATAGCAACTTTTCTTGTAAAAGACATAATAGAGATAAATTCTTTTTCCGATAAAGAAAAAATTTTATCTCCATTACTTTTTTTTGATATTACCAAAGTATGTCCTATTTTCATAGGATGAATATCTAAAAAGGCTAAATGATCAAAATTTTCTGCTACTTTATAAGCTATAATTTCGTTATTAATTATTTTTTGAAATATATTGTTATTCACTAAATGCTATTTCTAAAATCTCATAATCAAGTATCATTTTATTAGGCAATCTGATATGGGCAATTTGTCCTACTTGTTTTCCAAGAAGACCTGTCGATATAGGAGTATTTATGGATATTTTACCTGATTTTAAATCGGCTTCTCCTTCTGGAACTAAAGTATATATTTGTTCTCCTCCATAGGTTAAATTTTTAACTCTTACTGTAGAAAGAATAGAAACTCTAGTTCTGTTAATTTGTGATCCATCTATGATTCGTGCATTAGATCGTTTTTTTTTTAATTTAGCTATATTCATTTCTAAAAAAGCTTGAGCTTCTTTTATTGCATCGTATTCCGCATTCTCTGATAAATCTCCTTTATCTCTAGCTTCTGCTATTTGCATGGATATTTTGGGTCGTTCTATGTTTTCTAATCTTTCTATTTCTTTTTGCAATTTTTCTAATCCTTCTTTAGTTATATATTCAAATTTTTCCATAATTTTTCATTATTATTTTTTTTTATCTTTTTCATTTAATTTATTTATTAAAATGACATGTAAAGTTATATAAGTTATATGATTTTGAAATAATACACATGCTTCATCCCTAACAAAAAATATTTCATTTTTTATTTAAAAACATTAAAATTGATTGAATTAAAATTACGAATTTTTGTGTTTTTGTTTTATTTATTTTTATAACTATTCGAGTTTTAATGAAAACGATTAAAACATAGTTTATGAGGTAAATATTTTCAAATGCATATTTTGTTTCTATGAAATTTTTGATTCAATATAATTTCTATTTATCTATTCCATTCTTAAAATATCTGCTCCTAAAAGACGTAATCTTGTATCTATATTTTCATATCCTCTATCTATTTGTTCTATATTTTTAATCATACTAGTTCCTCTAGCAGAAAGTGCTGCTATAAGAAGGGATATTCCTGCTCTTATATCTGGAGAATTTAATATCGCTCCTCTAAGATAGGATTTATGATTCAGTCCTATAACAGTTGCTCTATGAGGATCACACAATATAATTTGTGCTCCCATTTCAATGAGTTTGTCTACAAAAAATAATCTACTTTCAAACATTTTTTGATGAATTAAAACACTTCCTTTAGCTTGAGTAGCTACCACCGTTAAAATACTTAATAAATCTGGAGTTAATCCAGGCCATGGCGCATCAGATATTGTTAGTATTGCGTTATTAAATGATTTTTTAATTTGGTAAGATTTTTGTGATGGAATATAAATATTATCTTCCTCTTTTTCTAATTTAATCCCCATTTTTTGAAATGTGTAAGGAACAATTCCTAAATTTTTCCAGCTAACATTTTTGATTTTAACTTCAGAACAAGTAATAGCAGCTAATCCTATCCAACTTCCTATTTCTACCATATCAGGTAATATAGTGTGGCCCCCCCCTCCTAACTCTTTTACTCCAGTTATATGAATTAAATTGGATCCTATTCCCTTAATTTTTGCCCCCATTTTGTTTAACAATTTGCATAATTGTTGAATATAAGGTTCGCAAGCGGCATTATAAATAGTTGTTTTTCCTTTAGCTAAAGTAGCCGCCATAATGACATTAGCTGTTCCCGTAACAGAAGCTTCTTCCATTAAAATATATTCTCCAATTAAATTATTTTTAGGAATACGTAAATCAAAACACTTAGATTCATTATGATAATGTATATTACTTCCCAATAATCTTAATCCTGTTAAATGAGCATCTAAACGTCGTCTTCCTATTCTATCCCCACCAGGAATAGGAATACAAACTTTTCCGAATCTAGCAAGTATAGGACCTGCAATCATAATTGATCCTCTGATCGATCTACCATATTCACGAAATCTTTTTGTATTGAAATATTCAGTGTTTATATTTTTGGCTTGAAAAGTATAATCTCCAATTCCATTTTTTTTAATAAAAACTCCTAATTCTTTAAGAATTTGCATTAAACATTTAACATCTCCTATTTCTGGAATATTCTTAATTCTTAATTTTTCTGAAGTCAATAATACGGCACATAATACCTGTAAAGATTCATTTTTAGCTCCTTGTGGTTGAATTTCTCCTTTTAAAGGTAATCCTCCTTTTATTTTGAAAGTTCCCATTATAAAGATTTATAACTAATTTTATTTCTTTTTTTTTAAAATATGAGAACATTGTAATAATGAATCTGTATTGTTCATTAAACATATCTTTCCTTTTGAAAGTTTTTTTAAATCTTCAAATATAACATCGTCTTCCACTATATTTTTATTCCATCTCAAATAGTTTTTTTTCATTGTATTAGCAATCGCATAAAATAATCCTTCTTTTTTTTTCGTATTTTTACAACGTATTGCTACATGGATCATATTTCTTATTATTTTTCCATAATATCTAAAGCTAGTTAAGTATTCAGGATACACTACTTTTTTATTATATAAACTCATTTTATAGGGTTCTCTTGGATTCGGTTTAGGAAAAGGAGTGTCAATGTCTAATTTATATTTAGACATAATAAATAATTGATTCCATAATTTATGTTGAAAATAATAAATAGACTTGTGATATTTAGGATGAATAGAGCCCGTCATTAACTTAATAATACACCATGCACAACGATTTCTTTTTTTTCTATTTTTTATTTGTATAGCATAGTCTATCATTTTATGAATATTCCTTCCATATTCTGGTATCACCAATTTGAAACGATTAGTGTTGTATTCCATAATATCTATTTTAAGTTTTATTATAATAAGATGTTTTATCTAAAGTCCAAAGAATTTTTTTTTTAAAAAAATGTTTTCTTACTTTACAAAAATGGTTTAAACAAAATGGACAATGATTCTTAGAACAAGCTTCTACGTGAACTGATAGTTCAACTTTAGATCCAAATTCATTTTTAGTTAATTGAGTTAACTTTTTTACTTCTTGATTGGCTTTTTTTATATTGAAAAACCATGGAACAATTAGATGACAATCTATATGTAAAGCACTTCCATATTTAATAATTTTTAAATGGTGAAGATCGATCCAATGAACATCTCTTTTTTCATTTAGAGAAAATGACAATTTTATTAAAAGTTTTTTGTCAGATTCATCCATAATTCCAGCTGTAGCTTTTCTTAATAATTTGAATCCTGTATACAAAATTACGGATGAAAAAATAATAGAAATAATAGGATCTATCCATGTACATTTGGTAATATTTAATAAAATTAATCCTATAACTATACCAAAAGTGGAATAAGTATCTATTTGAAGGTGCTTTCCACTAGCTATTAATGTTAAAGCTTTATTTTTCTGTCCTATATTACAGGCTAATAATCCTAAAAAATAGTTAATAATTCCGGTAAAAGACATCAAAAATACACCATAATCTAATTTGGATAAATTAATTTTATGTATATTATATTTAATACGTATAAAAGTATTTATAAAAATAGTAATTCCTACTATAGAAATTATAACTCCTTCTATAGCTGTTGATATAAATTCTACTTTACCATGTCCATATGGATGATTTTGATCTTTAGGTAAAGATGATATATAAAGACTACATAATCCAACAAGTCCACTAATGATATTAGTCAAACTTTCCATAGCATCACTAAATATTGAAAGGGAAGAAGTAATCCGCCAAGTAATCAATTTTATGAAAAAGAAAATAATTGCCACAAAAAAAATTATTTTTTGAAAATAAAAGTTTAATTTAATTTTTTTTGAATCATTCATAAATTGTTTTTATGAGTAAATAATAAGTTTTTTCAATTTCAATAAAATTCTTTTTTCTCCATATTTTTTAAATTTTATTAAAGCTATTTGATTTTTATTTTGCAATTCTACAATGATTCCTAATCCAAAATCTTTATGAAAAACTTTTACTCCTTTTTTAATTTCTAAATATTTAGAATCTTTATTTTCATAATTAAAATGATTCAAATAATGAATTTTATCTTTTTCTTTTTCTGATATATATTTATGATTTTCTAAGTCAACAAAATTTGTATTAATTTCGTCAATGAAACGACTGGGACTATTTTTTTTTTTCTCACCCCATATAAATCTATATTTTGTGTAAGTGAGTATTGCTTTTTTTTGAGCTCGAGTTAAAGCTACATAAAATAAACGACGTTCTTCCTCCATTTTAAACTGATTTTCTAAACTTGATTTTGATGGAAACAAATTTTCTTCTAATCCTGCAATAAAAACAATGGAAAATTCTAATCCTTTTGATAAATGAACAGTCATTAATGAAACTTTATTTTTTTCATGATTAATATTTTCATTTTTTTCTAAATAAAAAGATTGTAAAAAACCAATAAGACTTGTATCTCCATTATTTTTTAATTCTTTTTGTTCTTTGACATATTGAAATATATTATCAAGTATAGATTTAAAATCTTCATGACTATAATTTTTCGAGTTTTCTTTTAACAAAAAATTTTCCACATTTTTTGCTATTATATATGCATTCTCTTGTATTATATGAATATGTAACTTTTTTATTGTATTAATTAAATTTATAAATCTATTTTTTGTTTTATTGTTTATTTTTAATAAAGATTGATAATTTTCAATATTTTCTATTATATTAGAAACTGTAATCTTTTTTTTTTTAGATAAACATAATATGTTTTTTCCTATTTTTGGATTTCCTCTTTTTATAATACGGAGTAAGGATTCTTGATCATTTGGATTGACGATAACTCTAAGATAAGCTAAAAAATCTCGAATTTCTTTTCTATTTTCAAATGAAATCGATCCATATATATGATATGGAATATTTTTTTTTTTAAGTGAATATTCAATAATATTTGATTGTATATTTGCTCTGTAAAGAATTGCAAAATTTTCAAATTGAAAATTTGTTTTCTTTTTTATTGAAAGAATAGAAGAAGCGATATATTGAGCTTCTTCTACCTCAGTAGTAGCACTATATATTTTTATTTTCTCTCCTTTTTCATTATTGGTCCATATTTTTTTATAGATCTGATTTTTATTAAAAGAAATAATGTTATTAGAGGCTTGTACTATATGATTAGTGGAACGATAATTTTGATCAAGACGAAAAGTTATAGCGTTTTTATAATCAAGATGAAAATTTAAAATGTTTGATATATTAGCTCCACGAAAAGCATAAATACTTTGAGCGTCATCTCCTACTACAAAAAGATTTTTGTGTTTATAAACTAAATTTTTTATAATAGTATATTGGGATAAATTGGTATCTTGATATTCGTCAACTAATACGTATTTAAATTTTTTTTGATATTTTTCTAGAATATTTGGAAAATAAAGAAATAAATAATTGGTATAAAGTAATATATCATCAAAATCCAACGCATTTGCTTGAAAACAACGCTCTGTATAAGAATCATAAATTTTAGTAAAAAATTTTGATTTTTTATTTATTGATTTTTTTTTATTTAAAAAGTATAAATTATTTTTATATTCGGAAATTTTTTTTATTGTTTCTTTATAATTCATAGATATATCCATACTTATATCTTTGAATATTTGTTTTATTATGTTTTCTGAATCTTTACGATCATAAATGGTATAATTAGATTTTAATCCTAACCAATGAGATTCTTTTCTTAGAATGTTTGAAAATATAGAATGAAAAGTTCCCAATGTTATTTGATCAAAATCTGTTTGATTCATTAACATACTCAAAATACGACATTTCATTTCTTTAGCTGCTTTTTTCGTAAAAGTAAGAGCCAATATATTATAAGGAGATATTCCTATATTTTTAATCATATGCACAATACGATGTGTAATAACACGAGTTTTTCCTGATCCTGCTCCAGCAAGAACTAATATAGGACCATTCATGTTCTCTATTATCTTACGTTGATTATTATTTAGAGAATTCATATATACTCATTTTTTTTTGTAGTATTCAAAAAAAATATTTTTTGTCTCATTTAAAAAATTAGGATGTTTTTTGAAAAAAACATTAGCAATTGGAAAAACTTCTTTTATTAATTTATAATCCTTTATCAGATTTATAATACGAAAACAATTTTTTCCACTTTGTTGTGTACCTATTAAATCTCCACATCCACGTAATTTTAGATCTTCTTTAGCTATTTCTAGTCCTTTATTTGTTTCACACATTTTTTTAATTCTAAGAAAACTTTCTTTGCTAATTTTATAATCAGTAATAAGAATACAATAACTTTGATGAATTCCTCTTCCTACTCTTCCTCTTAACTGATGCAATTGAGATAATCCGAAAAAATCTGCATTTTCTATTAAAATAACTGATGCATTAGGAACGTTAACACCTACTTCTATAACTGTGGTTGCTATTAAAATTTTAGTTTTTCCACGTAAAAATCGGTTAATTTGTATATTTTTTTCTTGAAAATTCATTTCACCATGCAAAATTCCAATTTCATTTTTAAAATCTTTAAATTTATCTCTGATTTCTTGATATCCTTTCATTAAATTTTTATACTTTATAGAAGTATTTATAGTGGGATATATTACATAAATTTGACGACCTCTTAAAATTTGATTTTTTATTATTTGAAAAGCTTGATCTCGGTTATTGTTCCAATAATGAATAGTTTTAATAGGCTTTCTTCCTGAAGGTAATTCTTTTATAATCGAAATATTTAAATCATGATAAATAATTTTAGCTAAAGTTCTAGGAATAGGAGTCGCTGTCATAATCAAAATATGAGGAGTTTTATCATCTTTTTTCCAAATTTTATCTCTTTGTTCTACTCCAAAACGTTGTTCTTCATCTATTATCGCTAATCCAAGATTTTGAAATTGAACTTTTTCTTGAATTAAGGAATGAGTTCCTATTACAATCGAAATTTTTCCTGTCAATATTCCATGATATATTGATTTACGTTTAGAATCAGAAATAGAACTTGTTAATAAGGCTATTTTGATTCCAATTTTTGTAAACATTTTACTTATAGAATAATAATGTTGTATGGCTAAAACTTCAGTAGGGGCCATCAAACAAGATTGAAATCCATTATCTAAAGCTACAAGCATTGACAACATAGCTATGATCGTTTTCCCACTCCCTACTTCTCCTTGTAATAATCTATTCATTTGAATAGGTTTTTTCAAATCATTCCATATTTCTTTAAAGACTTTTTTTTGTTCTACTGTTAGAGTAAAAGGGATAAAATATTTGTAAAAATTATGAAAATAATGACCTATCCTTGTAAAAGGATTACTATTTGTTTCTTTTTTCTTGCATAATAAAAATAATTTTAATAGGAATAACTCTTCAAATTTTAAAGAATGTTGTGCTTGTAATAAAGAATTTAAAGATTCTGGAAAATGAATTTGAATTAAAGCTTTTTTCCTTGACATTAGTTTTTTTTTAAGAAAACTATGAAAAAAAAATTCGTTTATGTCATTTTTTAATTCTTCTATAAGA contains:
- the recG gene encoding ATP-dependent DNA helicase RecG, with amino-acid sequence MSSSILKKSIKYLKGLNFKKSYLLNMELNLYTYEDLLLFYPKGYKYLHILKNISELSNNNLNNNLVQILGKITQVEEINYKNKKGKMLIAYLEDTTGVIELVWFQKNNFTKNITRNIPVIVYGVVKYFQEKIQIIHPNIKEFHLSRMNYSIFPIYPIPKNLKKKGINNFFMIDLLQNLIEELKNDINEFFFHSFLKKKLMSRKKALIQIHFPESLNSLLQAQHSLKFEELFLLKLFLLCKKKETNSNPFTRIGHYFHNFYKYFIPFTLTVEQKKVFKEIWNDLKKPIQMNRLLQGEVGSGKTIIAMLSMLVALDNGFQSCLMAPTEVLAIQHYYSISKMFTKIGIKIALLTSSISDSKRKSIYHGILTGKISIVIGTHSLIQEKVQFQNLGLAIIDEEQRFGVEQRDKIWKKDDKTPHILIMTATPIPRTLAKIIYHDLNISIIKELPSGRKPIKTIHYWNNNRDQAFQIIKNQILRGRQIYVIYPTINTSIKYKNLMKGYQEIRDKFKDFKNEIGILHGEMNFQEKNIQINRFLRGKTKILIATTVIEVGVNVPNASVILIENADFFGLSQLHQLRGRVGRGIHQSYCILITDYKISKESFLRIKKMCETNKGLEIAKEDLKLRGCGDLIGTQQSGKNCFRIINLIKDYKLIKEVFPIANVFFKKHPNFLNETKNIFFEYYKKK